CTGCTCGCGGTGTCCGCGCTCGGGTTGCCGGTGGGCTGCGAATTCCTCGACCCGATCACCCCGCAGTTCATCGCGGACGTGGTGACCTGGGGCTCGATCGGGGCGCGCACCGCAGCCAGCCAGGTGCACCGGCAGCTGTGCAGCGCCTTGTCCATGCCGGTCGGGATCAAGAACTCGACCGAGGGCGACGTGCAGGTCGCGGTGGACGCCACCCGCGCGGCCGCCGCGTCGCACGTGTTCCCCGGCATCACCCTCGACGGGCTCGCCGCGCTGATGACCACCGCGGGCAACCCGGACTGCCACGTGATCCTGCGCGGCGGTTCGGCGGGCCCGAACCACGATCCGGCGACGGTGGCCGAGACCCTCGGCAGGCTCGCGAAGGCCGGGCTGCCGCAGCGCCTGGTGGTCGACGCCAGCCACGGCAACAGCGGGAAGGACCACGTCCGGCAGGCCGGGGTGGTGCGGGAGCTGGCCGCCCGGATCGCCGGTGGGGAACGCGGTATCGCCGGGCTGATGCTGGAAAGCAACCTGCTCGCCGGGCGGCAGGACCTGGTGCTCGGACGGGCCGGCGACCTCGCCTACGGCCAGTCGATCACCGATGCGTGCCTGGACTGGAACGCCACCGACGACCTGCTGGACACCCTGGCCGCGGCGGTGCGCGAACGCCGGTAAATGCGGGACCCCGGCGGATGCACGGCTTTCGCCGGGAGGCCACAGTGGACATACCGGATGGGCGGACCGCAGATCGCCTCCTCGACCAAGTGAGCCGCCCAGCCACCGCGGCGGTCCACCGAACGGTGAAAAGCCGGGCACTACTCGTTCGAGGGATCGCGTTCCGCGCTCCGGAGAGTAATGTTCTGCTCACCGAGAGCATCGATTGCGGACTCGCGGTGTCGCCGGAAAAACCGTGCATTCACCCGCGAATCCCGTGACCTGGCACGGCCGTCCCGGAGCAGGGAAGGAAGACGGAGGCATCGAACGTCCGCGATAGCCCGTTCGATGCCTTTTCCCTGCCCGCGTGCAGACATTTCCACGCGGGTTCGCTCCGGGCGGCCGCAAACCTCACCGTGTCACGAGAGAAAATCCTGTCACGAGAGAAAAGGTATCCCCATGGGATCTCTGTCCCGCATCGGCGGACGGGCATTGGCACTGGCCTGCGCGGCCCTGATCGGTGGCGCCGCGGTGGCCGTGGCCGAACCGGGTGCCGCGCATCGGATCATCATCTTCGACGGCACTGTCCAGGCGGTCCAGGAATCGTCGGGCGCCCCCTTTCTCTGCTCGGTCAATCAGGTGCTGCTGGGCCGGTCGCACAACGGTGACCAGAACGGCGGCGCCACCTACTACTGCGGCCTGGTCCTCGTCGACGGGCAGCAGGTCACGGTGAGCGCGCCGGTCTGGAGCACCGCGCAGCAGGAGAGCAATTCCTCCTTCGCCGCCCCGGCTGATCGCGTCCTGGTCGGCCAGGATTCCGCGAACGGGACCACAAGGTACGCGACCGCCACCATGTCCGCGTGGGGACGCACCGTGCAGCTCGCTTCCCACCGGTGGTCACCGGATCAGAAGGAGAGCAGCAGCTACTCCAAGGGCGGCGACTACGAGGTGATGGTGGGCCGTCAGCACTCCGGCGACCAGCACGGCCAGACCCGCTACCAGTACGCGAAGGTCGTCGGCTGATCGGAGCGTGGCCGTGCGGGTCACGGGCTTCGGCCCGCACGGCCACGCAGGTTCGGCGGCTCGCACACTCGTGGCGGGCAGATCCGGCCGGGCCGAGGAACCTCGCAGCGGCAGCTTCGGTCGGCACCCGGCCGGCCGATTACCCACACTCCCAGGTGATAAGCCCGGGAATGTGGTGACTCTCGGCGACGATGGGGCCCGCGTCGGCCCGGAGCGGGCGATGGCCAGCGGCAAGATCGACATCGCCGCGGGCGAGCCGCCGCATCGGCGCAGGAAACCGGCACCGGGAAAGAACAGGTGACTCCACCAAACGACGGAAAGCCGGGCATGACTCGTTTGAGGGATCACATTCCCGCACCCGGCGAGTAATGTTCTGCACACCGAGAGCGGCAACGGCGGGCTCGCGGTGTCGCCGGAAACGGGCATTCCCCTGCGAATCCTGTGACCTGACCCTTCCGCCCCGAAATCACAGAAGAGGAGACGGAAGCACCGGACGGGAACTCTGTCCGGTGATTTTCCCTGCGCGCGTGAAGACATTCTCACGCGGGCTTTTCCGGCGACTGGCGAAATCAGACTATCACAAGAGAAAAGGAATCCCATGGGATCTCTGTCCCGTATCGGCCTGCGGGCACTGGCACTCGCCTGCACAGCAGGAATTCTCAGCGCCGGCAGCGCCGCGGTGGCAGTAGCCGCACCGAGCACCACCGCCGAGATCATCATCATCGACGGCTATACCCAGACCGTGAAGGAATCGTCGGGCACTCCCGTCCTCTGCCCGACCAACCAGGTCCTGCTGGGCCGGTCGCACAGCGGTGACGAGAACGGCAACACCACCTACTACTGCGGCCTGATCCTCATCGACGGGCAGCAGGTCCGCGTCGGTGCGCCGACCTGGAGCGCCTCGCAGAGGGAAAGCAATTCCTTCTTCGCCGCTCCCGGCGACCAAGTCCTGGTCGGCCGTCAGCATTCCGGCGACGAGAACGGGAGCACGAGGTACGCGACCGCCACCATGTCCGCGTGGGGACGCACCGTGGAACTCACCTCCTACCGGTGGTCGCCGGACCAGAAGGAGAGCAGCAGCTATTCCAAGGCTGGCGACTACGAGGTGATGGTCGGCCGTCAGCACTCCGGCGACGAAAACGGCCAGACCCGCTACCAGTACGCCAGGATCGTCGACTGAGCCGAGCGTGGCCGTGCGGGTCATGGGCTCAGGCCCGCACGGCCACGCAGATCCCGCGGCTTCGCGTACGCGGAGAACCCGGGAATTCCCCGTGAAGACCCCCACCTTCAGGAGAAAACTCATGCGTGCCACCATTTCCGGCCGCCTGCGAAACGCCCCGCGCGGCGTCCTCGCGATCGCCTCGGCCGTCGTGCTCCTGGCAGCCTGCCCCGCGGCGGCGCAGGGCGCCCAGCAGAAGCCCACCGCGATCGTGTCCCTCGGCGACAGCTTCATCTCCGGGGAAGGCGGCCGGTGGCAAGGCAACGTCGACCTGGCCTACAGCACGACCCACGACATGTACGGCACCGACCGGGCCACCGTATGCGGCCAGGCCGGGTGCACGAAAGACCCGTTCGCCATTTACGGGAACACCTATCTGGACCCCACGACGGGCAAGGAGAACGGCTGCCACCGCTCGGATGTCGCTGAGATCGTGTCGTCGGGGATCGCCGCGGACCGCGCGGTCAACCTGGCCTGCTCCGGAGCGGTCACCGACAACGTCCTGCCCGGGTACGCGGGCGGTAAGCCCTTCAAAGGGCAACAGCCGCAGGCAGACGCGCTGCGGGACCTCGCGAGGACGCACGAGATCAAGCTGATCCAGCTCTCCATCGGCGGCAACGATCTCGGGTTCAGCGGCATCATCGAGAGCTGTATCAAGAATTACGTCGCCGGACCGGTAGGCGGATACTGCTGGCAAAAGTGGGACTGGGAAGTCGAAGAGAAACTGGCCCGGGAGGTACCGGACAAGATCGCGAACGTGATCGACCGGATTCGCGAGGTCATGCGCGCGGCCGGGCAACCCGACAACTCGTACACCTTCGCTCTCCAGTCCTATCCCTCACCGGTTCCGGTCGCCGGAAACTACCGGCATCCGGAAAGCTGGACCGGCACTCTCTCCGACCGGTACAGCCCGGGCGGATGCCCGTTCTTCAACCAGGACACCGATTGGGCCCGACGGCGGGTGGTCCCGGGCATCGCCGAGATGCTGGAAAAGGTCGCGACCCGGAAGGGTCTCTTCTACCTGGACCTCCAGTGGGCCTTCGACGGCCACGAGGTGTGCGCCCGGAATGTCCGCCAGGCACGCCAGGGCGAGAGCCTGACGCACCCCGTCCCGGACCGGGACGCGGAATGGATGCGGTTCCTGTCCGTCGGAATCTTCCGGCCGCAAGGGCAGAAAGAGGAGTCCTTCCATCCCGATTCCTACGGCCAGCAGGCGCTGGGGAACTGCCTGCGGGAATTCCACCGGCAGACCCAGGCCACCGGGTACCCCGAGTTCGAATGCCTGAACCGGCCGGGCCAGGGCGTGGCGGGCATGTACCTCGAACGGCTGGACCAGTGACCCCGCAGCGGCTCAGCGGCGGCGGAACGCGGTCTCGATGACGTCCCAGCGGTCCCGGTTGTGCCGGGCGTCGGCGAGGGCATCGTGCTGGTCGGTGGGGGCGGCGGGCAGCTTCGGCTTGCCCGCGTCCTCCCAGCGCTGACGCAGATCGCGGGTGAACCGCGGCAGCTGACGCGGCAGCGCGGGCATCGGGCCCCACAGCTGGGCCAGCGCGACGTGGTCGTAGGCGGCGAACCAGGCCCACAGCTCGATCCCGCCGGGCGGCTTGCCGAAGAACTCCAGCAGGTCGGTGCGGATCCGCTCGCGGCCGCGCCAGGCCGGGTCGGCCGGGGAGGGCAGCTTGGGCAGGACGTTCTCGCGCACCCACGGGCCCGCCTTGCCCGGGTCGAAATCGGTGGACACGGCGTAGAACTCGCGGCCACGCTCGTCAACGACACCGATCGACACCAGATCGATCGTCACGCCGTCCTCGATGAACTCGGTGTCGTAGAAAAAACGCACCGGCGGAGGTTAGCAGCGCCGCAGGGGGTGACCGTGGCGGGCGCTACCCTGCCTTGCGCTCGGGCACGCGGTCCGCGTCCAGGCCCACGGGCTGCGCGGGCACCTGGGGCTGAGCCCCGGCCGCCTCCGCGGCCAGCAGCTCCTTGGCCTTGGCTGCGTAGATGTCCACGTACTCCTGGCCGGACAGCTCCATCAGGGCGTACATGATCTCGTCGGTGATCGAGCGCTCGATGAACCGGTCGCCCGCCATGCCCTCGTAGCGGGAGAAGTCCAGCGGGGCGCCGAACCGGATCTCCAGCCGGCGCGGCCACCACATCTTCGAGCCGATCGGGTTGACCTTGTCCGTGCCGACCATGGCCACCGGGACCACCAGGCCACCCGATTCCAGCGCGATCCGGGCCACCCCGGTCTTGCCCTTGTACAGCCGGCCGTCCGGCGAGCGGGTGCCCTCCGGGTAGATGCCGAGCAGGTGCCCTTCCTTGACCAGCCGGGTGGCGGTGTCCAGCGCGGCCTGCGCGGCGTTGCCGCTGGACCGGTCGATCGGGAACTGGCCGACCCCGGTGAAGAACCACTTCTTGAGCAGGCCCTTGAACCCCGGCTCGGTGAAGTACTCGGATTTCGCCGGGAAGGTGACCTTGCGGCGGACCCGCAGCGGCATGAAGAACGAATCCGCCACCGCGAGATGGTTGCCGGCCAGGATGGCACCCCCGGTGCGCGGGATGTTCTCCGCGCCGACCACCTTGGTGGGCCACAGCGTCTTGAGCAGCGGTCCGATGAACACCCACTTCATCAGCAAGTACAGCACCGCGCGCCAGTCCTTTCACCGCGGGAGATCCGCCGACCAGACAGCCTACGGACCCGGACCGCCGCGGACAACGCGCGGCCACCCGATCACCCCGGGCCAGCGATCGATCTCACAGCGCGGTGCCGGTCCCCCGGCCCGCCCAGCGCGCCCACAACCCGGCTCCGGCGTGAGAGCATGGAAGAACTCCACCGCCACCCCCGATCGGAAGGCGTTCGTCATGGGCGTGCTCGCCGGCGCGGAACCGTTCGCCCTCCCCGGCACGTCCGGTGCGGGCTTCCTGCTCTGCCACGGCTTCACCGCGACCCCGGCCGGCCTGCGCGGCTGGGGCGAGCACCTGTCCGCGGCCGGTTTCGCGGTGCGCTGCCCGCTGCTGCCCGGCCACGGCACGCGCTGGCAGGATCTCAACCGCACCACCTGGCAGGACTGGTACGGCGCGGTCCGCGAGGAGCTGCTCGCGCTGCGCGCCGAATGCGATCAGGTGTTCGTCGGCGGCCTGTCCATGGGCGGCACCCTCGCCTTGGCGCTGGCCCAGGAGTTCGACTGGATCTCCGGGCTCGTGCTGGTCAACCCGTCGGTCACCCGGCTGAGCATGGACGCCAAGGTGCTGCCGCTGCTGGCCAGGGTGATCCCCTCGATTCCGGCGATCGGAAACGACATCGCCAAGCCCGGGGAGACCGAGCTGGCCTACCCGCGCACGCCGGTGCGGGCCGCGGCGAGCCTGGCGAAGCTGTGGCGGGTGGTCCGTACCCGGCTGGATCAGGTGACCCAGCCGGTGCTGCTGCTGCGCTCCCGGGTCGATCACGTGGTGGAGCCGGAGAACGCGCGGATCGTGCTGGCCGGGGTGGCCGGCCCGGACGTGACCGAGGTGGTGCTGGAGAAGAGCTTCCACGTGGCGACCCAGGACTACGACGCGGAGCTGATCTTCAACCGGAGTGTCGAGTTCGCCCGGCGGCTGCGGGCGGGACAGGTGGGTGCCGGATGACCCGCGGAAAGGGCCCGGACGGGCCGGAGGACGTCGACGCCACCTTCGCCGAGATCGTGGCCGATCTGCGCGCCGAGGGCGTGGGCAGCTTCCTGGAGGAAGAGCCGTCCGCCACGCTCCTCGAAGAGGAGCCGCCGGAGGCGAAACCGGCCGCCACGCCGCTGCCGGTCGAGGACGGCTGGCGGACCGGCGGCACCGACTGGGACACCACGATGCTGTCGGAGGACCCGGCCGGCGACGACGAGCACTTCGAGCCGCCGGAGCCGCCGCCGCTGCCGCGCTGGCGCAAGGGTGCGTTCGTGGTGCTGCTGTTCTTCGTGGCAGGACTGCTGCTGCTGATCGTGCCGAACCTGATCGGGGTGGGCCCGGCGCTGGCCACCCCGCTGGGCATCCTCGCGCTGGCCACCGGCATCGCGCTGCTGCTGTTACGGGTGCGGCAGGGACCGCCGCCCGGTGCGGACCCGAGCAACGGCGCCCAGGTCTGACCGGGCGGGCATGCGGATCGATTTCACGCCGTCGGCGCGTTCGACGGTCGGGGCGGAGTGGGAGCTGGCGCTGGTGGACCGGCGCAGCGGCGAACTGCGATCGGTGGCCGGGGAGATTCTCGCGGCCGTGCGCCCGGACGGCGCCGCCGAGCACCCGCGGATCAAACAGGAACTGCTGCTGAACACGATCGAGGTGATCAGCGGAGCGCGGCGCACGGTCGCCGGAGTCAAGGCCGATCTGGCGGCGGCGCTGGACGAGCTGCACCGGGTCGCCGATCCGCTCGGCGTGGAGCTGTTCTCCGCCGGTTCGCACCCGTTCTCCTCGTGGTACCGGCAGAAGGTCACCGACCAGGCGCGGTACGCCAAGCTGATCGACCGCACCCGCTGGTGGGGCCGGCAGATGCTGATCTACGGCGTGCATGTGCACGTCGGCCTCGATCACCGGGACAAGGTGCTGCCGGTGCTGGACGCGTTGCTCTGCTACGCCCCGCATCTGCAGGCGCTGTCGGCGTCCTCGCCCTACTGGAGCGGGGAGGACACCGGGTATGCGTCGAATCGGGCGCTGATGTTCCAGCAGCTGCCCACCGCCGGGCTGCCCTTCCAGTTCCGGGAATGGGCCGAGCTGGAGCACTACGTCGGCGACATGTTCAAGACCGGCGTGATCGACGCGTTCTCCGAGATCCGCTGGGACATCCGGCCGGCGCCGCACTTCGGCACGATCGAGACCCGGGTGTGCGACGGCCTGCCGACGCTGCAGGAGGTCGGTGCCGTCACCGCGCTCACCCAATGCCTGGTGGAGGATTTCAGCACCCGGCTGGACCAGGGCGAGCGCCTGCCGGTCTTGCCGCCGTGGCACGTACAGGAGAACAAGTGGCGGGCCGCCCGCTACGGCACCGACGCGATCGTCATCCTCGACGCCGCCGGTCGCGAGCGGCTGGTCACCGAGGACCTGACCGACCTGCTCGAACGCCTCGCCCCGGTCGCGCGGCGGCTCGACTGCGTCCGCGAGCTGGCCGACGTAGCGGAAATCCTGCGCGTCGGCGCGAGCTACCGGCGGCAGCGGACGGTCGCGGAGAACTGCCACGGTTCGCTGAAGGCCGTTGTGGCTTCGCTGGTGGCGGAGATGCGGGATGGCGTGCCCCACGGCTGAACCAGGCCTTCGGGCCTGCTGACGACAAGCCGAACGCGGACGACCCGGCCGCGGGTCTACGTGCGAGATCACCGCATCGGCTCGGCCCCCGAGCACGAAACCCCGGTGCAAGCACGGACACTCGGCTCTCGCGGCCGATTACCGAAGATCTCGCGGACCTCCTCGGACGGCGGTCCCCGGCTGCGCGGCGACTGGACCGCACCCGCGAGACAGCCGACGTGGCGCAGATCCTGCACGTCGGCGCGAGCCACCGGCGGCGCGCACTGACTGCCACGGCTCGCCCAACCCCGTGCGGTACAGCTGATCTCCGTACCAACGCGACCCGTTGAGGATCAAGCAGTTCCCCGCGGATCAGCTCAGCTCGCGCAGCAACGCACCCGGGCCCAGCACCCCCGCGCCCAGCGCGGACACCCGGCCACGCAGCTCACGATCGGCGGTCGCGACGACCACGTGGTCCGTCGTCCTCGTGCGAGCATCGGCGGTGACCTCGACGATCTTCGAATCGCCGTCCGTGTCCGCCGAAACGACGTCGACGCCAGGAATCGTGGACACTCCCCTGGCCTTGCCCTCCACCACGAGCACCACCCGCGGCCACCATCGCCACTGTGGCCCCGCGCCGATCCCGGTGACCGCGTCGTCCAGGCCTTCGACGGCGAGCCCGGCCAGCTGGTCGCGCAGCCGTTCGGCGGCGCCGCGACGATCCCGCCACCAGCCGTCCGGACGCGAGCCCATCACGTTCGCCGCGTCGACCACCAGGACCAGCTCCCGGCCCAGCTGGGCCCGCAATGTCGGCCAGACCTCGGCGAAATCGCGGTGCAGCTTCAGGTCCGGCACCTCGCCGGGCGGGATCCAGCGCAGTTCGGCGCTCTCCTCGTTCGCGACCCTGGCTTCGAGATCGCTGCCGGTCACGCCGAGCACGGTCGTGTACTGCCACGCTCCGTGATCGAGCACGAAGGCGGACGTCGCCCGGAACGCCGACGAGGGCACGTCGGCCTCTTCCCACGCCTCCCGGGCCGCGGCCTCCCGCACGGTCTCCCCGATTTCGAGCGCACCGCCGGGCAGCGCCCAGGTACTACCGTTGTGCACCCACCAGGCCCGCCGTTGCAGCAGTACGCCGCGCGCGGGATCGCAGAGCAGCAGACCGGCCGCGCCCAGCGCTCCCCAATGCAACCGGCCGCACGAACACCGCACGAAACGGTTGGCGGTCTTCGGCGTCACCTTCTCAGCCTTCCACACCGGCCCGCCAGGCTGTGAAGGGTCCCTTCACGGACTCAGAGTCCGTGAAGGGACCCTTCACAGCCGTGCGGCGGGGGGTCAGCCGGTCGCGCCGAGGGCGGGAGTGCGGGCGGCGTCCAGCGCGAGGGCAGCGGCGCCGACGATGGCCGTGTCGTCGCCGAGGTGTGCGGTGCGGATACGGGCCAGCGGACGGAACCGGGCACCGGTGATCGCACCCGAATAGTGCTCGCGGGCCTCGTCGAGGAACAGCGGCGCGGATTCCGACACCCCGCCGCCGATCACGATGATCTCCGGGTCGAACACGTCGGCCACCAGCGCCAGCCCCTCACCGAGCCACTTCGCCAGCTCGGCCATCGCGCGCAACGCGATCGGGTCGCCGTCGCGGGCGGCGCCGGCCACCCGGCGGCCGGTGACCGAACCCGGGTCCCCGGCGATCTCCCGGGACAGCACGGTGGACTGGCCCGGGTAGCGGGCCAGCAGCTCGACCGCGGTCGCCGCGAGCGCGGTGCCACTGCAGTAGCGCTCCCAGCAGCCGTACTTGCCACACGGGCAGGCCCGGCCGTCCGGCACCACGGTCAGGTGGCCCAATTCCGGCGCCACGCCGTGCGCGCCGCGGTAGATCTCGCCGTCCAGCAGCAGGCCCGCGCCGATCCCGGTGCCGAGCGCGACGAGCGCGGCCACCCCGGCGCCGCGCGCGGCCCCGAACCGGTGCTCGCCGATCACCGCCGAGTTGACGTCGTGCTCCAGCGTGACCGGCAGGCCGACACGCTTGGCGATCCGGTCCGCCACCGGCGCGTCGCGCCACGCCAAGTGCGGCGCGAACATCACCGACCGCCGGTCCCGCGTCACGAATCCGGCGACGGCCAGCCCGACCGCGGCGACCGCGTGCCGGTTGCGCAAGTCCTCGACGACGCCCGCGATGGCGTCCTCAAGCGCGTTCTCCTCACTCGGCGTCGCGACGCGCGCGGTGTCGAGCAGGGAGCCCCGCTCGTCCACCACCCCGGCACGTACGCTGGTCCCGCCGACGTCGACCCCTATGGTCAGCACTCAGTTCTCCTGCTCCGGCCGCCGGTCTTCCCGCCGGCGGACGACGATGCGCTGCACCCGCGGCGACTCCGCGGCAGTGGTTTCCCCGGTCTCCCCGGCCGCCGGGCGCGTGGCAGGCCGGAACCCCGGCATGTGCACTCCCTCGTCCGGTTCCCAGCGGTCCGCGAGCACCGCCCGCAGCAGTGCCACGAGCTGCGCCGCCTGCTCCAGCAGCCGCGCCGCGAACTCCGGCCGCTCGCCACGCACGACGGCGACGATCGCACACAGCGGGCACCAGCCGCACGCCGAGGCCTCCTCTTCGTGGCCCGGCGCACGGTCCGGCTCGCCGTGCCCGGCCGCGACCACCCCGTCCAGCCACGGCGCGGCCCGCTCCAGCACCATCTCGACCAGCAGCCGGATCTCCTCGGCCAGCCGCAGGCCCGCCGGGTCCTCCGCCGTCCCGTCCGTCTCGCTCACCCGGGCCCCCGGTTCCCGGCCAGGGTGATCACCAGGCCCTCGGCATCGGATTCCGCACCGGTGATCCGGCACGGGCGCAGGGTCTCCGGCAGGGCGACCAGCCGGCGGAACCCGTCCACGGTGATCGCCAGATCGTCGTCCACCCGCGCCAGGTCCACTGCCGAGCCCCGCTCCAGCGGGATCGCCACACGCAGCCGGAAACCGTCGTCCACGGCCTGTACGCGCAGCAACGGGGTGACCGGTTTCCCGTTGCCGGACAAGGGATCCCGGCTCCCGTACAGCTCGTGCGCGAGCTGCCCGAGCGCGGCCGGGCCGACCGGCTCGCCCGCCCGGTGTTCCACCAGCGCCAGCTCACCGGGCCGGATCCCGGCGTCCCGCAGTTCGCCGAGCACCGCGTCCTGCTGAGAGCGGCGCGTGCGCAGCCAGTTCGCCGCCGAGCCACGCCAGAACCCGGGCGCGGGCATCAGCCGGTTCACGATCAGCCCGTCCACCGCGATCCCGCGCAACGCCAGCGAAGTGAGCGTGCGGCGGGCCTCGGCGACCACGACCCGTTCCGGGGTGAGCACCAGCCGCACAGTCGTCACGGCCGGATCCGTGAGCAGCTCCCGCAGCGTGTCCAGGTGCGCGCCTAGCCGCCGCACCGAGTCCGCCATCCGACGGCGGCGTCCGCCGTGCACCCGGTTCAGGTAGCCGGAAATCGCCTCCGGCAGGGCGAGCAGCCGCAGTGTCTCCGCGGTGGGGCCGCAGTCGACCACCACGGTGTCCCACGGACCGTGGGTAGCCAGCCGGCGCACCTCGCCGAGCGCGAGCAGCTCGTCCACGCCAGGCAGAACGGTCAACTCCTCGGCGTCCAGCAGGTCCAAGCCGGCGCCGGCGAGCACAGTGTGCAGCTCACGACGCAGCTCGTGCCAGCTCCGGTCGGCAAGTGACCGCGAATCCACCTGCGCCGCCCAGAGCCCGGCCGGGCTCCCGTCGCCACGTACGTCGACTTCGGCCGGTTCGCTGCCCAGCTCGGCACCGAAGGCGTCGCCGAGCGAATGCGCCGGATCGGTCGAGACGACCAGCGTCTTCCTGCCACGGACGGCGAGCGCGAGCGCGGTCGCCGCGGCGAGCGTGGTCTTCCCGACGCCCCCCTTGCCGGTGAACAGCAGGATGCGCATCTAGCCCTCGGCCCGCCGCTTGAGCTCCTTGAGCGCGGTGTCCATCACCATCTTCTCCGCCTTGCGCCGCAGCAGCCCGATCATCGGCAGCGCCAGCTCGACCGACAGCGTGTAGGTGACCCGCGTACGCCCGCCGCCCAGCGGTTCGAGCGCGTACCGGCCGTCCTGTGCCTTCTGCATCTGGCCCTTCACCAGGTGCCAGCTGACGCCGAGGCCGGAGGCGTCCCAGTCGTATTCGAGGGTGTACACGTCCTTGATCGGACCGGCGTCCAGGGTCAGCTTGACCTGCTTCGCCCGGCCGTCGTCGCCGGTGCCCAGCACCTCGGTCTCCCGGACGGCCTTGGCCCACTCCGGGTACGCGGGGAAATCGGCGATCACCGCCAGCACCCGCGCGGGCTCGGCGTCGACCTCGATGGACTGCGTGGACTGCTCGGCCATGAGACGAAGGGTAGCCGGACAGCCGGGTCACCAGCGCAGCACGTAGGGCTGCCCGGTCTCCTTGAAGTGACCGACGTTGCGGCATTCGGTGTGCCCGACCCGCCGCCGCGCGGCCAGTGGCTGGTGCACGTGCCCGAACAGCGACCAGCGCGGCTGCTGCCGCCGGATCAGCCGCAGCAGCGCCTGCGAACCCAGCTCGGACCGCCGGGCGATCACGTCGTAGGTCAGCTCCGGCACCGCAGGCGGGATGTGCGTGCACAGCACGTCGAGATCGGCCAGCCCGGCCACTGCCTCGTCGAACTCCTCGCGCACCCGCAGATAGGGCCGCCAGGCCGCGCCCTTGCGCGGACGGGGGACGACGCCT
This Amycolatopsis sulphurea DNA region includes the following protein-coding sequences:
- a CDS encoding ArsA family ATPase; its protein translation is MRILLFTGKGGVGKTTLAAATALALAVRGRKTLVVSTDPAHSLGDAFGAELGSEPAEVDVRGDGSPAGLWAAQVDSRSLADRSWHELRRELHTVLAGAGLDLLDAEELTVLPGVDELLALGEVRRLATHGPWDTVVVDCGPTAETLRLLALPEAISGYLNRVHGGRRRRMADSVRRLGAHLDTLRELLTDPAVTTVRLVLTPERVVVAEARRTLTSLALRGIAVDGLIVNRLMPAPGFWRGSAANWLRTRRSQQDAVLGELRDAGIRPGELALVEHRAGEPVGPAALGQLAHELYGSRDPLSGNGKPVTPLLRVQAVDDGFRLRVAIPLERGSAVDLARVDDDLAITVDGFRRLVALPETLRPCRITGAESDAEGLVITLAGNRGPG
- a CDS encoding SRPBCC family protein — translated: MAEQSTQSIEVDAEPARVLAVIADFPAYPEWAKAVRETEVLGTGDDGRAKQVKLTLDAGPIKDVYTLEYDWDASGLGVSWHLVKGQMQKAQDGRYALEPLGGGRTRVTYTLSVELALPMIGLLRRKAEKMVMDTALKELKRRAEG